A stretch of DNA from Carya illinoinensis cultivar Pawnee chromosome 12, C.illinoinensisPawnee_v1, whole genome shotgun sequence:
gcACTCACTGTACAAGaattaagttgattaattttaATGTTGTAGAAACTCTAGGCAAGGATTTCTTTCCGTTCCATCTcgtacaaaataaagaaaaaatttcctTCAGTTATAAATGATTtctatagttatttatattaattagatcaaaataaatatacgaATCATTGCAACCTATTTATATGAAACAAATTAAACAAGTTCAAAGAAGTTAAATGGGTTTTGTTTAGGCCAATATAATAAAAGTTAATTACTAAATAGGTTATGCGAGTCATGTCACGAATTATTTATATGGGTTGTGTGTTAGTATTTTAGGATCTAAGCCGTTTAATTAATTGAGTGATGTTCTTGATAATCTATAGTATTTAATACTCATGACTTGACGTGATATAAATACGACTCGTGAATATAAATTGTCACTATAATTTTAACGTATGAGAGATAAACAAATGTTGTGGGTCTTAGAATGtttattaaacataaaattgaaCACCCCTTGCAATAGAATGATAAATTGAACCTCAGATGCATGATACCTTAACCATGACTCAGAAGATTTGTATCCAATATGTATAGGCACGCATCATCTTCatagagctagctagctatgagAATCAAATTCAACAGAGTAACAAAAAGTGGAACCAAAGTGAATAGAGAATGTTTTTTCACATCCTAACATGTTATGAAGAGGCACCGTCGTACTAAGCAGGTCTTGAGTCATGCACTACGGGTCGAGGATATACAAGGTTTAGCAGCTACAAATGCTTGAAGCATCAAAAGTCAAGAAATTTGGCAACATTGCCAAACATTTAGGTGTTCTTCAGAAAACTCTGATCAAGCATATTAAAATTCCTGCAGGACTTTGGGTTCAAAATTGAGTCTTATTTCCCGCTTCACAAGAAAAACTTCtatgtaataatatatagcggTTTGCCAgcaaataattaacaatattttctcaaaatgCAGAAAAAAGGGTAAGAGGATTTCACAATGATGAGATTCACAAGGAATTTTTCACGCAGataaacaaagattgtaaattaATGATCCAATAATTATGGCAAAAAATTTTGACCACtagaagaaaaatgtgaaaaataaaatggtcCACAATGCCTAGAGATACTTTTGAGAGACTCTTAATTAAGTACcaaaaataataagtaagaaaatGTTTGGTAACTAGGAAAAGGTTTGGAAAGGAAAATACAAATATGCACATGACATACAGTTATTCAATACGTAtgtgttttatatttatacattaaattTCAATTACCAAATTGTCTACTCAATTTAGTTTTCTGCATGCAAGCTCTCCAAATTTTGAAACCCAAATCAAGAAAAACCATGAAAATCACATATCAATTTTTTTCCACTCTTCATGAATTTTCTCAGCATCCGAACATGAATGATAAAATAAGCCGAGTTACCTTGAGAGCTAGTGATACACCACGAACAATCTTGCAATAAATGTAGTCATTTTGCTGATCCTTCTTCTCAAAATCACACCCTGCTAAGTCTCATCTGAATCAAAAGTGCAATCAGAAAATGACAGGGTTGAAAAAAGTAGGATGGGAGTCCGACCCCGAGGTTGACGGGAACTGAGAGCACAGAAAAGCATCCAAACGTGAATGATAAAATAAGCCGAGTTACTTGAGAGTCATGATACACCACGAATAATCTTGCAATAAACGTAGTCATTTTGCTTATCCTTCTTCTCAGAATCACACCCTGCTAAGTCTCATCTGATTCAAAAGTGCAATCGAAAAAGGAGAGGGTTGAGAAAAGTGGGATCGGAGTCCGACCCCGAGGTTGACGAGAACTGAGAGCACATATATGGGAAGAGAGAATGGCGAGCCTCTAAGCCTCCATGTCAAGCGAAACTGTGATATccgctcctttcttcttctttacgcATGAGCCTCGATCTACGTGTCAGACTTCGGTCAACATGCCGAGCCTCGTTCCACGTGTCGAGTTTCGGTCTACGTGCCGAGTTTCGATCTACGTGCTAAGCCTTATCCCACGTGttgtatctcgatggcgtgttctgaaagttattatgcgaatttcaaagtaagatagatattttaaagtttatggatattttaatattatgaaaatatctatagaaaatatctatggaagatatctatggaagatattttcagtattattagataagtttgttttaatgtagcacaattataatattttaatgagctctgaaaatattataattgtggataatatcttatattagatattttagttgttttaaaatattaagaggtttaactttacgttgaaaactcttatttaaattaaatggttttattctctttgagtgattaatgatacattatcaatttagataatgatgaagaaatattattttataaacttcagtttataagataatattctattttaattcctctcagtgttttgtttaagtgttttatgcactttgattaattaatgatactttatcattttatataatgatgaagaaaatattattttataaaccttagtttataaaataatattctttcttaatttctctcagtgttttatctaagtgttttattttaaataaaacacttacgcgttttcaaatcagtgtttaaactcatcgttagatccttttgaggatcccgaaacGTAGGACTGAGATTAAGTACCCAAACCTCTATCTTCtcttcctcactttttctctttttcttttttttctttctctcttttctctctccctcgtgcaCGTCCAGCCGTTCCTCTTCATCACTGTGCATGGACTTCCATGTCCATTCGGTTGAAGctccagccggcgccacctccggccgccgtgcctcacctcccacaccggcatGACCCTCCATCACCGGCGACCACTACCTCACCGGTGGTGAGCTAAACCGGCCACCgagtttctctctttctcccttcaaagaaatgggtcttcaaccctttttcacctctttggaccaccatacacggttgaaacgaccaccaagcaccaccaacggattcaccacatcaagagcttcctccccatgtctttcttttcccctaactctcactctttctccgatgggtcttcacacacacatgttcggttgcaccgccgtgcaccaccgtacacggccacccatggtgtttcaccaccaccaccttgttcctctcatcaccatgaacttccccaagaaatttcatggccaacggagctatgtgtagctctcactctccctcactctccaaggctgAAAATGACTTCAAACGGCCGATCCACCGCCatgagccaccgtatggccaccacctcgccaccacagctccaccacatcttcatctacctttccctagctttccatgaagttctatggctttcatccacctcaagcaaactcctagctttcggatttactgttcacggcatgatgtcgccgtgctccgccacccttgaccaccacgaggccaccatgagccttccaaggccacgcctagcttttATAAAGCTCAAACtaccactttatgtggtggacagccaccgtacgcggtgttaccgccacgtacgctcCTCTGACGCTTAACCGTGACGAGTagcgagcgacgcacgggttagcccgtcgatggtataaccctctatctctagttatttatgtttaaaagtagttgattggttggatcgtagactgtgtagttagtatttgtggagttcgctgcgtagttgtgaagcgaagtgtagttgtgaagtgttgggcttgattgtgtagcattgtggactatgttgtgaagtatgggcgtgagatggatgccACAGATGTGATACGGCGtgtagtgtgaagagagtatgcgtgaagcgtactctgtgtaatgcagcgacgcgtcgtgtgacgtgtgctgtagtgatgtgtggcgtagaagaaagggagtgcacgtggagtgtactccgtgttgtatggcgatgcaccgtgtgatgtgcatcgtgatgatGAGTGTTGTAACGAAAGGAGTACGCGTGGCGCATACTCCGTGtcgcgtagcgatgcaccgtgaggcgtgtatcgtagtgatgttgtcatagtgtggatggaagagagttcacgtgagtgtactctatacgaggtcgtgatacactggatggcgtgtcacgaaggattggatgacgtagcagagaagtgtggagtgtatggtctagtgtcgggaactgtgtaacagtatccCGAAACAATGGTGACATAGCCTATAGTCCGGGGTGACGAGAtttaccttgtggttgactatggctaaaggtatatggaagtggtgaaaaggtatcagagagtgcaacagaagcacaatgggccccgtattgtaactcgagattctgtcttgagctgcataatgtgacagaggcacatttgtggatgcagtcctcttgtcaagtggcgggaactgtgtaacagtgtcccgaagcaatagtgatgtgtcctgtagtccaaggtaacgggtattgccttgagactgacttgtgactaagagtataaggaagtgatgaagaagtatcagagcgtgtagcggaagcatgatgggtatcgtgatgtgactcgggatttatctcgaattacgtgacgtgacagaggtgcatttatggatgcaatcctctcccattaagtgttgggatgaacttataaagagccgggaagtaggaaaagtcctatcgaccgggtcttaacaagttggtattggagtttggagcttgtttatacaagcaggcgtttattggaattataagttgctcttaggtgataaaaggggatgaaatacatgtgtctctggcaagacaagtgtatcagacagatttatcatatgtaatgagtaatctgtcttgatcatggttacatggtattttagccagagaattggctgacttcatgtagcctgaatggatggaaataaggatgtagcgtgggctaggatacgtgaaagtagtgaagagtatatagtttaaggttgggacgcatggctctgtatgtcagaatcatgcgttggattgtgtaaatagaagaacgagacggaggtcttagtgtcttaaccctaaggtgaatcacagaggttcactttaaggaataagatcccgaaggttttagcatagtaaatagtacGTAAGAGTCCGGGGATGGATAGAGAATGTttcaagtgaggcatagttctattttctagaatagttacttatgcattagatagatgatgacataaagttatgtgtatgcatgtaggttgccatctgacacgcacatgaatggactgcatgatttgagtatggcatgaagtccaggtaagtgttacgttcatactcttctagagttttctctataaaaatgaagaataagacgaaagcttttctgtaaaaaggaaaataaaacgtaagttttcaagtataagtacgtagcggccttccttggcagcccctttttatgcacccaaattatgtacgtgtatgcatgtgaatggatgctataagtagtacgtattgtatgtatatttatgaaaggaaatgaaatgaagctttaaaggATGTTAGAACTGTTAAGGATTGTAAGGtttgacaaagaaagaaaactatcttttctaaaataaaataactctttctaaaataattttaatggaaaagaaagaaaatcattttcctcttaaggaaacttctcttaaatcaacttttatgaaagtaaagaaaattatgctttaaacgatacgaatgaaaaggaaaggactgtaaagaagtgaacggattgaatgtatgatgtatgaaaatacttaATGGCCCCATGGACTGgactggaaatgatatcaaagaaataggcagattgcaatgccgggtaagtagtactggtagtgcacccagtgctgcaccctgactgaatggattcccaacccgcggCCACGAGCGGaattaggtccaaaagaccgctaaccccagcgcacggggcgtaacagtgtgcaacggccacatgaaagtgataagaattaatgaatgcatgttaagaatggatgcatgtatgtatgtatgaatgaatggaccgaatgcatgaatgtacgtaagtaagaaaagatgatttaatgaacgtatgtatgcatgaatgtacgtagaaatataaatgcatgaaaagattctttaagtaacgaaggcagcgatgcgtggggaattgttttaaagaagaaatcatgttttaaataaaaaaccccacctcgaaacgttttcaaacgaaaagaaagacgtatgcatgctacgtaagatatatatgtatggaatgataactgcatgacttaaaaactatgttattatattttgactgtatgaagtaatgcttacgagtcatcgactcattttagtttttttatgtgtgccctcctaggcataagatgagcatgacaggtcagaaCAGGCAcaacccaaggggaagagcacgaaggcctaggcaagatgtttcacattaaaagctttaattatgtaatgtaatgttttccgctgaaagttttaatcaagaaaaaatgagattttatttataacatggagtcttttgtatcctggtatgtatggaaaagagattgaaaaggaatcgtaattcctgtcggtttttatcaaaatcgatatgaaaaaggacccaccacaaggacgggcattACAGAAACTAAACCTTGTGACAAAATCACTATCTATGGAGGTGGTTATGCCAATGATTTCTAGAGCTTTCTAAAGCAAGATTATGATTTGATAAGGTATATAAACAAACCAAAACGATTGGTTtttccataaatttttttttaagtaaaacgGTTTTTCcgtattttttgtttgaatattcgGTAATTTAATGAGATGGTGGAGGTTTGGCATGGCCGTGTTAGCACCGTGGTCGAGATAGTGGCAGTTGGTTAGTTTTGCTTGCTTTGCTTTGCTACTCATTAGCTTCACTCTAGACactatacttatttttttattttatttttattcttcctaaattaattgaattcttttactcatcatccatacactactcatttggtaagagaaaaataaaaaacgaaaAAAGTTTTGTGGTGTGTTAtgtgaggatgatgagtagaatatcATTCAAAATTTCTATTTGGATATTGGTGTTCCTCCAATTAATTGAGATAGGATAAGTTTGATttgttagaaaattttaaaattaaaacctcTTACAAATCAAGTCTTGCTATGTTAACTACATAGAGAGTGTGTTTTGCACACTAACTTTCAAATAGAATAACACTTATCCatatagaaattgaaaaatgatagttgTTCCATGGCTTTGCCCCCTCATTTTGACCActcatgtaattttttattttttttggttaataactaaaaaagtgactattagtgtattggtgtatttaaaaaaaattaaaaaaattgaaaaggaaaaaaatgtacAATTTGCACTAAAGAGCACAAACTACATGCTAGGTGATATATTAGTAGCATCCATAgagatttgttttttgtttgctcTGCTTTGCATTGTTTATGGGATATGTGTCAGGGTTTGATTTTGAAGAGGAGCATTTTTTGTTGTCTTTTGATCGTTGGCCTATGATTTCATTAGCCAATCAGGAGTTCCAACTTCCAAGTGTCCAATAGAGTTCTGTTAACAAGGGCTTGTTGATGGCTAAAATGATCACCACCTAGGAGTTTCCTCACTACCATTTATTTGAATCCACAAGCTTGAGCTTCTTTAAGAGCTAATTTAGCTGTTGTAGCTTCTCCAATGTAAGGATTTGTACTGTCGATTTCTTCCATCATAACAAAAACAAGTTCTCCAGTGGATGATCTATACATTGCAATTTCTTTACAACTTGAGTTCATCAAATACAAGGGATTGGATGTGAATGAGGGAAGCATTCCGTGCGAGTTGGTTAGCTTAATATATTTAGTTAAAACTAGCCTAGAATGGGAGAGGAATAAACATGTAGAGCtgatctaataatatttattgagtcTTTAATCGTGCTAAAGAAGTTGAGACATATTTATTGTGTTGATCTTTTTTTACTctaaattctcaaatttgaatataTACTTTTAGAGATCTAAATCATTTTTCCTTTACTGTAAAATAGGAATGACAAAAAATGCAACAGAAGTTCATTTATTTGTcccaaagaaaaataatcatCATGAATTCTGCTTAGTCTACCATATATTAAAACAACATTACAACAAATAAggtaaaaagttaaaaccaagGTTTCATTTTTCTATCAAAGATGCCTGATCCATAGGTTGAAACAAGCATGTCAACAAGAAGGCGAAATTGTACCAATACAAATAGAATAATGGGAACACCAGCCAAACTAATGATAGGAATGACGATCCTATATTTTCCACGAAACATAAGTAAAAGAGCAGCAGAAAAGGCTATCATCATGGTTGCAATAGAGAAGAAGAGAGCAAAAAGGCCTATAATCATCTTTCTGGGCAAGGATCTAAGAAAGTCTTCTTCTGCATAACGCGATGTAAGAATTCCTAAAAACATCAATACTGAAGTCGAGgaagaaaataatgatatagaaccagttaCTATAAAGAGTTTGAATAGTTTGTCATGCATGAGAATTGGCAAGCCTGTTTCTTGGTTGTTACCACCAGGATTGGTAAATGCTGCCGCAAACATAATGGTAATGATGAGAGCGCCAACAACAGTACAAGAAGTTGCCATGTCCTTCATCCATCGTTCTCCTCTTTTCTTAAATCTTGGTGGTCTTTCGTAAACAATTGTCTAGGAGTCAAACCatctttatttaaatattccTTATCAGAGAGAGGGCAAATGCATTCCACCTCCTAcatttatcaaataaaatatcattgaaAGAAAATTACAACTATAATATTGCAAAAGAATTATCCATCAATATTCAACAAACCTTGATTATCATCaagttttttcttatatattgctTCTTCTTGGCTTTTGTGCACAATCACTTCAATCATTTGGCTCTTtgaattatgaattttattgtCTTGATTGTTATACagctatattttaaattgatggtatttctataaaagaatgttattttataacttatttttatagaaaggtcattcatTTAAACGTGAATGCATAAAGAATTGTAaaaatagttgtaaatatacatgtatatatgtcactttcttttttcaaatttgtaattttttttttccagtttaaTATGTTTATCAAATTTTCGTAATAAAAATTTGACGGCGAGAATTTTAGGTGTTTATTATAATGAAGAATCTGCTTGGCAGCAATCTCGCAACACCAACAAGCATAGAATGCAAAACAAATTTAttctattactatatataaatataatacttcTAGGGTACTTGAAGTTTCTAATTAAGATATATGATTCCATGGTAGAGTTCTTAAAATCAAAAGTTCCAGTACTGTTTAGAAGTTAAGTGATATAGACTTTTCCATCCCGCATTCCCTAAATTAACGTAGGGGAATTCAAAACgaacagaaaataaaagataaaattttaaaagataatagcAAATTGATGCTGTCATGGTAATTTCACTACCTATAATTACCTATCAATAAATTTGGTACTAAATGTAGATTTTAAGACATATTAAAGTACAACAAATGGGCTCGAGGTCATGAGTTGTTCTTGcctaaaaaattgaaagtttttttATACCTACATTACAAGGTACTATTGTtgttctcctttctctctttgAAAATCTATCTTTAGATAAATTTAATGAGAGTATGGTCGAGAGCAAAATAATAAAGCAAGGACAGATCGATGGAGCTGACCTTAAACCATTGAACTTCTCTCTGCATTTGCAAAGCTGCACCTCTTATGTGATCAATTGGAGTATGTTCCGTTAACATCCCTGACATATGCAATATGGTATTTCCAGAGTTATCTACCCTATTTAGTACAACATTCTTCCTTTTTGAGCTGTATATAAGGCTAAAGATCCTATGTTGACGATGCAGGACTGCCCGATTGAACATGCCCCTTCCTTCAATAGCACCAGTGATCGACAAAAGATCAAAATTTGCTTTGACTATTTGATAAACAAATTCAAAGTTCCCTCTGCTGATAGCATGGAAGATCACTGGCGCAATAGTCCTATGTCGCTCTTCTAGACTTGTAATAGTTGGAATCGCTCCACACATACTAGATAGAAGTTGTTGGAATTGGAGATGTACCAACTTCATTTCATATAATCGCTTGAATCCTAATTAATTTGGcaattacaaaacataaatgcatGCGCACGGGTTAGTTTATAAGTTggacaaaataataaatgatgaagaataacaaattttaataaatttattgaaaaaattataaggaTGCAATATCATACCCAAGAGGTTCAAAAGACTTGAAGGTAGTTGGCGCCATAGACTAGCTCGCACTGCAAATTAAGTAAAAGCAAAACTTGCTCATCTTTATTAGTTCCGACAAAAAACCAAAGCCACCTCCCAAACTTTGATTAACGCACATACGTACCTACCTGATCCGATAGttttttcttgataattttGAATGTTCAAACAGAATTGATCGGCAGCACGAGCTAATGAAATCATTGAAATGTGTATACCTTGATCCCCCACCAAATACAAAATAGGCAAATAAGATTAAGCCAAGTAAATATGGTAGTATTTTTAATCTATGATTTCCTCTTATATTCTTAAATACTTCAAATATTGTATTATCTTACacctatatataatttttataatatatatttttacaactTTACTATAATAGGACGGTAGTTATGTCAAAATCTGAAATTCAAATACGCTAGTATTGCTGATGATGTTGCACTATCATATTATTTACTCAACTAATGAGCTCTGAATTAGTgtacaaattaattatttactcAACTAATTACGTACGAGAGAGGAGATATTGGTAAAgctaaaaagataaaaaagaatggTACTAACAGTGATTGTAGATCCATTGTTTCCAAAACACCATCCCTGTTCCACTCTCGAATGCGTCGGTCAAAACAGCCAGTACCTCCAAAGGGGAGATATCTCGTCCGTCAAAGGCAAAAGCCAAATGAGGACAACGCTCCATTAATAACCAAGCCATATCTTTCATGATCAT
This window harbors:
- the LOC122289258 gene encoding ankyrin repeat-containing protein NPR4-like, producing the protein MATSCTVVGALIITIMFAAAFTNPGGNNQETGLPILMHDKLFKLFIVTGSISLFSSSTSVLMFLGILTSRYAEEDFLRSLPRKMIIGLFALFFSIATMMIAFSAALLLMFRGKYRIVIPIISLAGVPIILFVLVQFRLLVDMLVSTYGSGIFDRKMKPWF